The Anabrus simplex isolate iqAnaSimp1 chromosome 1, ASM4041472v1, whole genome shotgun sequence genome window below encodes:
- the LOC136869949 gene encoding cuticle protein 76-like, protein FQLVVLATLLAVANAGYLGGYAAAPAIAAPALAYGGYAGHGYGYGGYATPAITAQQSNILRTPGNLGQISTYSKTINTPYSSVSKSDVRVSNDALAYGAVAAPAYGYAAHGIAAAPALAYGARAYGYGAPALAYGAAPALAARAYAAPAIAAHGLLGTAYSAAPAVAHVTYAGLGAHYAW, encoded by the coding sequence TTCCAGCTTGTTGTTCTCGCTACTCTGCTCGCCGTAGCTAACGCCGGCTACCTGGGAGGTTACGCCGCCGCCCCTGCCATCGCCGCTCCCGCCCTCGCTTACGGAGGCTATGCTGGCCACGGCTACGGCTATGGAGGTTATGCCACCCCCGCCATCACTGCCCAGCAGTCCAACATCCTGAGGACTCCTGGTAACCTGGGACAGATCTCCACCTACTCCAAGACCATCAACACTCCTTACTCCAGCGTCAGCAAGTCTGATGTGCGTGTGAGCAACGACGCTCTTGCCTACGGTGCTGTCGCCGCTCCCGCCTACGGATACGCCGCCCATGGTATTGCTGCTGCCCCCGCCCTGGCTTACGGCGCCCGAGCTTACGGTTATGGTGCTCCTGCCCTCGCCTACGGAGCCGCCCCCGCTCTGGCTGCCCGTGCCTACGCCGCCCCCGCCATCGCTGCTCACGGCCTCCTCGGCACCGCCTACTCTGCTGCCCCCGCCGTCGCTCACGTGACCTACGCCGGTCTGGGAGCTCACTACGCCTGGTAG